AGCCCATACGCTTGATGGCCAGATAGTAGAACGGCAGGTTGATGACGAAAAACACCAGACCAAAGCTGTAACCAGACAGGTAATGCAGCAGGAAGGCCAGCCCGGCAGTTCCCCCCGTCAGCAGGCCGCAGTTCAGGTACAGATTGGCACCCAGTGCAATAAATAGCGTGCCCAGCACGATGGCCAGTATATCCTCCAGCCAGCTGTGCCTCTCATAGGCCACATCGCTCATGATCAGATCTTTCCTCGAGAACTTTTTAGGCGGTAAATTATTCGCGCAATTCTCCATTCAAAGAAAAGATCATTCAACAATGATCCTGTAAAAAATCGAAACTATTGAGCTTAGGCATAATCAGGAAAGAAACCTCCAGAATGACAGCACGCTTTGATAGCACTGCTCCCGGTCGCTGCGATTTGCACTGGGCGCATTCAATGGCTAAATAGTGAACAGGACTGCAGTGATTGACAGGCAAGTACTGACAGGAGGCGCCATGGGCTGGATTACCGTCGCCCGCTATACCTACCCCTACGAGGCCCATATTGCCCGCGGCAAGCTGGATAATGCCGGAATCGAAGCCTTCATCGCCGATGAACACACCATCAGCACCCACTGGATCTACTCACAGGCGTTAGGCGGGGTGCGGGTGCAGGTTCAGGAGGAAAGCAAGGATCTTGCTTTAAGGGTACTGGCAGAAGAAACAAACGTGCAGGATGACATGCCAGAGCGCAGTGAACCGGATCTGCACTGTCACTGCCCGCGCTGCAGCAGCACCGCTCTGGAACCTGCGCTGTATCAGGCCAAAACCACCCAGCTGCTGTTTCTACTGTTTGGCACCACGCCGGGCGAGCAGCAACAGGGCACGCGCTGCCGCAGCTGCGGCTTCTTCTGGGACGAAGCCCCGTCCACACAGACACATCAGTCCGTCTGATCAGTAGGTCAGGGTCATCGAGCCTGACAAGGTGGGAGACTGTGCAGTAGCAGCTTCCTGCCGAATCCACTGCACAAACGCTTCTATCAGCCGGATACGGCGCTTACGTTCCGGCAGAATCAGGTGATAACCAAAGTGGCTGGAAACACTTTCGGCGGTCAGCCGGGCCAGTAAACCTTGCTCCAGCAGGGTATCCGTCAGATAACGCCAGCCAATCGCAATACCCCTGCCAGCAATCGCCGCCTGCACCAGCAAGGTGTAGTTATCAAAGCTCAGCCCGGCCACTGATGGTGCTTCACGTATACCCCATGCGGCCAGCAGCGAATTCCAGGTATACCAGTCAGAATGCACACCGGGTTGCAGGTGCAGCATCGGCAGACTGGCCAGCTCTGCCGGTGAAAACAGCTGACCATTGCGCCCTTCCAGCAGACGCGGACTGCCCAGCGGATAGGCTTCTTCGCTGAACAGCAGATGGCTTTCCAGATGACGGAAACGCCCGTCACCAAAGATCACGGCGATATCAATATCAGCCCGCAGCATCGACTTGTTGCGCTCCGACGTGACCAGACTGACATCAATGTCCGGATACAGCTGCTGAAAGCGTGGCAGGCGGGGCACTAGCCAGTAAGCGGCGAAGGCAAAGTCAGTGGCGATATTGATCACCTCATGCTGGCTGCCCGCCCGCACTTCGTTGATACCGCGACGAAACGACTCCAGCCCTTCCTGTGCATGCTCCAGCAGCAGCTGCCCGGCTTCGGTCAGCTCAATACCGCGATAGACGCGATCAAACAGTCTCACCCCCAGCTCCTTTTCCAGCCGTTTTATCTGCTGGCTGACTGCAGGCTGCGTTGCCCCCAGCTCATTGGCCGCCGCCGTAAAACTGAGCTGACGGGCAGCTGACTCGAACACAGTCAGCAGATCAAGGGAGCTTAGGCGAAAGTCATCTGGCATAAGCGTGGCTTATCTTAGTTATAGGGTGACAGCCAGTTTACGCCGACTGATACAAATTTGAATATAGCCAGAACAGCTCAGTCACCCTTGGATTGACAGGATTCACCAGCACATGCGTGGAAAACATATCCTCTTCATCATGGCCGACCAGATGGCCGCTCCCATACTGCCAATGCATGGCAAAGCAGCGTTGTTTGGCAGCGAAAAGCTAAAAACACCGCACCTTGACGAACTTGCCCGGCAAGCGGTGGTATTTGACTCAGCCTATTGCAACAGCCCATTGTGCGCCCCCTCGCGGTTTACCCTGATGACCGGACAGCTACCCTCCAAAATCGGCGGTTACGACAACGCCGCAGAACTGGCTGCCGATACCCCGACCTTTGCCCACTATCTGCGTCGTCTTGGCTACCAGACGGCACTGTCGGGCAAGATGCATTTCTGCGGCCCGGACCAGCTGCATGGCTTTGAACAGCGCCTGACCAGTGACATCTACCCCGCCGACTTTGGCTGGGCGGTCAACTGGGATGAAGCCGATGTGCGCCCAAGCTGGTATCACAACATGTCATCGGTATTGCAGGCCGGCCCCTGCGTGCGCACCAACCAGCTCGACTTTGATGAGGAGGTCGTCTTCAGGGCGAAGCAGTACCTGTATGACTATGCCCGCAGCGAACAGCAGCAGCCGTTCTGCCTGACTGTCTCCATGACCCATCCTCACGACCCCTACACCATCGGCAAGGCGTACTGGGATCTGTACGACGATGACGACATTCCACTGCCCACCGTCACCCTGCCGCAGGATGCGCTGGACCCACAGTCCCAGCGCCTGCTGAAAGTCTATGATCTGTGGGACAAGCCACTGACCGAAGAAGCCATTCGCCGGGCCCGCCGCGCCTACTTTGGCGCCATCAGCTACGTTGACCAGCAGATCGGCCATTTGCGTGCCACGCTGGAAGAATGCGGTCTGGCCGATGACACCGTGATCGTATTTTCCGGCGACCACGGCGACATGCTCGGTGAGCGTGGCATGTGGTACAAGATGAGCTGGTACGAAATGTCCGCCCGCGTACCGCTGCTCATTCATGCACCGCAGCAGTTCGCCGCGGCTCACGTCAACGCCAGCGTATCGACGATGGATCTGCTGCCCACTCTGGTGGAACTGGCAGGCGGCACGCTGGATCCCTTGTTGCCTATGGACGGCCAGTCACTGCTGCCACATCTGCGTGGTGAGCAGGGGCATGACCGGGTACTCGGCGAATACATGGCCGAAGGCACGATCAGCCCGATGATGATGATTCGACGCGGCCCTTATAAGTTCATCTACTCCGAACAGGACGCCTGCATGCTGTTCGATCTGCTCAGTGACCCGCTGGAGCTGAACGATCTGGCCGCCAGCAGCGACTATCAGGATGTCATGGCTGAATTTCTGCGTGAGGCACAAACCACCTGGGATATCCCGGCGATCACCGGTGCGGTGCTGGCCAGTCAGCGTCGTCGTCGCTTTGTCGCCGGGGCACTGAAGCTCGGCGAACTGACCAGCTGGGACCACCAGCCACTGGTCGATGCCAGTCAGCAATATATGCGCAACCACATCGATCTGGATGATCTGGAGCGGCGTGCACGCTATCCGCGCCCTCAGTGAGCGTTACCGTGAAAGGCGTTCACACTCACACGAACAAGAGGCGTGAACGCACCCTGTTGTTACCGATCTGGACAGAAGACATCGCCCTGGCTACCGCAGCATAAAACCAATAAGGCGGTACCGAAGAACCTGCTCAGCGCTGAGCAGGTTCCCAGAGCCAGCTTGCTGGCCGCAGTCCCCCACTAGAACCGGACGTATTCGAGGCAAAATGATGACTAAGACTTCTCTCTCCCGCTCCTGGCTCAGCACCACCCGCACTTCCCTGTTGACCCAAGCCATGACAATGGCCGCCGCAACACTGATCAGCACCGCCGGTTATGCCGCTGACAAATGCGGCACCGTCAATCTGGCCGATCCGGGCTGGTCCGACAGCAACGTCACGACCACGACCGCTGCCATGCTGCTCAAGTCACTGGGTTATGACGCCAAGATCACCATGCTGTCGGTGCCGGTGAGTTATGAGAGTCTTGCCAATGGTCAGATGGATGCCTTTCTCGGTAACTGGATGCCTGCTCAGCAGAAATTCCACGACAGCTATGTCGCCTCCGGCAAAGTGGAGCAGCTGAGCAAGAATCTGCACGGCACCGAGTTCACGCTGGCGGTGCCCAAATACGTATACGAGCAAGGCATCAAAAGCTTTGCCGATCTGGCCAAGCATGGCGATGAGTTCGATCACAAGATTTACGGCATCGAGCCCGGTGCACCAGCCAACCAGTCCATCCAGACCATGATTGATCACAATGAGTTTGGTCTGAAAGGCTGGACGCTGGTGGAATCCGGTGAGCAGGCCATGCTGTCAGAAGTCAAACGCGCCGTGAACCGCAAGAAAGGTATCGTCTTCCTCGGCTGGACGCCTCATCCGATGAACGTCAATTTCGAGCTGGCTTACCTGAGCGGCGGAGAAAAATACTTCGGTAGTGCAGGTGATGTCTTCACCCTGACGCGCAAGGGGTTCAAAGACCACTGCCCCAACGTAGCAGCACTGCTAAGTAATCTTGATTTCAGCCTGACGATGGAAAACACCGTCATGACCGATGTACTGGAGAATGGCACCGCTGCCGATAAGGCCGTCGACAGCTGGATCAAAGCCAACCCGGCGCAGCTCGACAGCTGGCTGAAAGACGTCACCACCGCTGACGGTGCTGAAGGGCTGGCGGCGGCCAGAAAGGCACTGCTCAACTGACCCACCCACAGAAACACAAAACGCCCTGATGAGGGCGTTTTGTGTTGCTGCTGATGCTCAGGCCGTGAGCATGTTCTCAGAAGGTCTGACGCATCAGGGAGCACATTTGGCTGGGTCTACCTCATGCTCGGTGGCATTGGAACCACTGAATGTAGTGATGCTGACCGTCCCCGGTAGTTGCCCGGCCCTGACCTGTTTGATCAGGCCGAAGTCCAGCTGACAGGCCGATGCCAGCTTCTGCGCCTCAATACACACCGGCCCCTGCCAGATCTGCGGTGCCTCCGCATTGTCTGGCTCGTACATATACACCTGATAGTCGCCGACCTGCTGCCGGGTATAAGGCAACTGATCAGTGGGGCAATGGGGCCCGCTCATTACCGTGACAGCACGGCCCACTTCATCGGCACAGGCACTCAGCGCCGTCACCGAGGCCAGCAGCAGGCAGGAACACAGCAGTGATTTCACTGGTGGTTTCACAATCTGTCTCCTTACCATTCGCGGCAGACGTAAATCACGTTGTCACGGTCAGCGGCACCCCATGACCAGTTGATCGTGGTGTTTTTCCTGGCAACACCGCCAAGACTGCCCCAGTACGCCGTCGGGTATTTACCGTGGCTGAGCGGACCATCGACGACAATGACGACGTGACCGTGCGGATCTGCCTTAAGGCCGCCCAGTACCAGTGCGCCAGCGGCAGCACGACGGCGTGCCTCCTGAGCACTGGCCAGGATGCGCCAGGGTGAGCGCTGCATCTGATCTATGATGGCATTGGCCTGACCGGTCAGCTGGATACCGAGGCCAGCAGCGACACTTTTGACAAAGCCGCTGCAATTGCGGGTGTTGGCGTCCCAGTACTGTTCACACAGGTCGATGATCGTCTGGGCTTTGCTGTTTGCCGCTGTTGCAGCGGCAGCTTGGGTGGAGGCCATGAACTTTTCCTTTTCTGGCGGAGTTTCCCGAGCAAATACTTCTCATCCTTTGCATTGTCCTGCCCCGCCAGACGCCCACGGGGGGACTGGCAGAGCGGGGGGAAACTATCATGGTCACCCGCTGGCAACAAGCGTAAAAAATGTTCACTGCCTGCTGCGGCTTATTCCCCCTGCAAGCCATTGATCTGCCGAATCAGGCTGAGAAACAGCGCATTGCCGATGGGCAGCAGCTCATCAGGGAAGTCATAGTCCGGGTTGTGCAGCTGCGGGCTGCGCTCCCCTGCACCGAGGGCGAACATGGCGCCATTCTTTGCGACTTCGGTGAAAATGCCGAAGTCTTCGGACCAGCGATAGCCCTTGTCAGCCACTTCAACCTCAACCCCGTTGCGGTGACAGGCGGCCACCACCTGAGCAGCGCCCTCCTCTGAATTCACACTGGCGCGGAACACGTCCTGCCACTCCAGTGCCCATTCCAGCCCGTCACGTTCGGCTTCCTCCGCCGCCAGCCGGGAGGCAGCTTCGACCAGAAAGTTCATGGCGTCATTGGTTTCGGTGCGCAGCGTGGCCATCAGTACGGCATCGCCCGGTGAGGTACCAAAGGCCACTTCGCCGAGTAAGGCATGAATGATGGTCACCCGGTTGAAGCCTTGCAGCTGCTGCGGCAGGGCACTCAGTGACTGAATCAGCCGTGCCAGCGCCAGCGCCGGGCTGCGGCCATTTTCAGGGTGGGCGGCGTGTGAGGTTTTGCCGGTCAGGCGGATAATCATGCCGCGTGAAGCGCAATTGAAGCTACCAGCCTTGACCACCACTTTACCCAGTGGCAAGCCGGGCACGTTGTGCAAGGCGAAGGCATAATCCGGCAGCAATGAGGCGAAGTCCGGATCCTGCACCATGCTGACGGCACCGGCACCGGTTTCTTCGGCTGGCTGGAACGCCAGTATGACCCGGCCTTTGCGTGGCCGCTGGCGGCTCAGGGTGGCACCGAGACTGGCCACCATGGTCATATGCCCATCATGGCCACACAAATGGGCCACTCCCGGTGTACATGACTGATGCTGACATTGGCCCTTTTCCTGAATCGGCAGGGCATCCAGCTCACCGCGGATCAGTGTTGTTGGCCCCGGCTCCGTACCATTGAAAACAAAGGCCATGCCTGTACCTGGCTGGCCATCCACCTTGCCAAGGCCAGTGTGCACCTCATCAGCCTGCCATGGCCGGAACAGCGCCAGTATCCGCTGCGCGGTAGCGGCTTCTTCTCCGGACAGCTCAGGCTGCTGATGCAGTTCACGGCGCAGGCCGGTCCAATAGGCATGATCAAAAGACATTAGGCGCTCCTTCCAGACGATGTGGCCACTAGCAGCTGTCAGGCTTGACGGATGACAAGCTGAAAAAGCCCGACAGGCAGCCAGTCTAGCGATATTGAGCAGCAGCGCCCATCGCCTGCACTATTGGCTTGGGCCGTTATTACTTATCAGTGAGTAACAGTTACAACAGCACCACACTGAGCCCCATCACCGTCAGCAACGACAGCACCGTTGAACACATGATGACAGCAGCAATCTCATCTTTCGGACCCTGATACTGACTGGCCAGAATATAGGTGATGACCGCCACCGGCATGGTGCCCTGAATCACCAGCGTCTTGGCAACAAGCGGGTCAAGATGGAGCAGCCAGGCCACGGCGTAAGCCACCGTTACACCCAACACCACTCGCGCCACTGACAAGCCACCGATGACGGACAGATTGCTCATATTTTTGAAATCGATGGAAGCCAGCGAGCGGCCGAGCAGCAGCAACATGATCGGCAGGGTCATCCCTGACAGCATGGTCAGGGTGCCGAGCACGGCCTTGGGCGTGGCAA
This Pokkaliibacter sp. MBI-7 DNA region includes the following protein-coding sequences:
- a CDS encoding DUF2007 domain-containing protein, which encodes MGWITVARYTYPYEAHIARGKLDNAGIEAFIADEHTISTHWIYSQALGGVRVQVQEESKDLALRVLAEETNVQDDMPERSEPDLHCHCPRCSSTALEPALYQAKTTQLLFLLFGTTPGEQQQGTRCRSCGFFWDEAPSTQTHQSV
- a CDS encoding LysR substrate-binding domain-containing protein: MPDDFRLSSLDLLTVFESAARQLSFTAAANELGATQPAVSQQIKRLEKELGVRLFDRVYRGIELTEAGQLLLEHAQEGLESFRRGINEVRAGSQHEVINIATDFAFAAYWLVPRLPRFQQLYPDIDVSLVTSERNKSMLRADIDIAVIFGDGRFRHLESHLLFSEEAYPLGSPRLLEGRNGQLFSPAELASLPMLHLQPGVHSDWYTWNSLLAAWGIREAPSVAGLSFDNYTLLVQAAIAGRGIAIGWRYLTDTLLEQGLLARLTAESVSSHFGYHLILPERKRRIRLIEAFVQWIRQEAATAQSPTLSGSMTLTY
- the betC gene encoding choline-sulfatase, with amino-acid sequence MRGKHILFIMADQMAAPILPMHGKAALFGSEKLKTPHLDELARQAVVFDSAYCNSPLCAPSRFTLMTGQLPSKIGGYDNAAELAADTPTFAHYLRRLGYQTALSGKMHFCGPDQLHGFEQRLTSDIYPADFGWAVNWDEADVRPSWYHNMSSVLQAGPCVRTNQLDFDEEVVFRAKQYLYDYARSEQQQPFCLTVSMTHPHDPYTIGKAYWDLYDDDDIPLPTVTLPQDALDPQSQRLLKVYDLWDKPLTEEAIRRARRAYFGAISYVDQQIGHLRATLEECGLADDTVIVFSGDHGDMLGERGMWYKMSWYEMSARVPLLIHAPQQFAAAHVNASVSTMDLLPTLVELAGGTLDPLLPMDGQSLLPHLRGEQGHDRVLGEYMAEGTISPMMMIRRGPYKFIYSEQDACMLFDLLSDPLELNDLAASSDYQDVMAEFLREAQTTWDIPAITGAVLASQRRRRFVAGALKLGELTSWDHQPLVDASQQYMRNHIDLDDLERRARYPRPQ
- the choX gene encoding choline ABC transporter substrate-binding protein, whose translation is MMTKTSLSRSWLSTTRTSLLTQAMTMAAATLISTAGYAADKCGTVNLADPGWSDSNVTTTTAAMLLKSLGYDAKITMLSVPVSYESLANGQMDAFLGNWMPAQQKFHDSYVASGKVEQLSKNLHGTEFTLAVPKYVYEQGIKSFADLAKHGDEFDHKIYGIEPGAPANQSIQTMIDHNEFGLKGWTLVESGEQAMLSEVKRAVNRKKGIVFLGWTPHPMNVNFELAYLSGGEKYFGSAGDVFTLTRKGFKDHCPNVAALLSNLDFSLTMENTVMTDVLENGTAADKAVDSWIKANPAQLDSWLKDVTTADGAEGLAAARKALLN
- a CDS encoding amidohydrolase; amino-acid sequence: MSFDHAYWTGLRRELHQQPELSGEEAATAQRILALFRPWQADEVHTGLGKVDGQPGTGMAFVFNGTEPGPTTLIRGELDALPIQEKGQCQHQSCTPGVAHLCGHDGHMTMVASLGATLSRQRPRKGRVILAFQPAEETGAGAVSMVQDPDFASLLPDYAFALHNVPGLPLGKVVVKAGSFNCASRGMIIRLTGKTSHAAHPENGRSPALALARLIQSLSALPQQLQGFNRVTIIHALLGEVAFGTSPGDAVLMATLRTETNDAMNFLVEAASRLAAEEAERDGLEWALEWQDVFRASVNSEEGAAQVVAACHRNGVEVEVADKGYRWSEDFGIFTEVAKNGAMFALGAGERSPQLHNPDYDFPDELLPIGNALFLSLIRQINGLQGE